Proteins from one Anastrepha obliqua isolate idAnaObli1 chromosome 2, idAnaObli1_1.0, whole genome shotgun sequence genomic window:
- the LOC129237955 gene encoding serine protease SP24D-like gives MKTRNVSNKPTAIIWSLAVLVAAVALITADLNAAETNAAATPHGQLQTRIFGGRTAAKGQFPYQVLVICNRTIFVQLCGGSIISPNYVLTAGHCVDDSAYEPWLISIRAGTTVFNLGGVVKYASAVIIHPQYLLTGLASDIALLKLESSLQFNDVINFVPLRKKEIPEGGAVIVSGWGRVSESRTTYLLKFKIEFAISYDKCIRRVGPLPDSMRCLNKTVGSGLCLGDSGGPAVYNGQLVGVASYVVNGCGSEFPDVYTDVVAKRGWILKNMEE, from the coding sequence ATGAAAACTAGAAATGTCTCCAACAAACCGACTGCCATTATTTGGTCATTAGCTGTcttagtagcagccgtagcgcTCATCACAGCCGATTTGAATGCAGCTGAGACCAATGCAGCTGCTACTCCTCATGGACAACTTCAAACTCGCATTTTTGGTGGCCGAACGGCAGCAAAAGGACAATTTCCATATCAGGTGCTGGTGATATGTAATCGAACTATTTTCGTGCAACTTTGCGGTGGCTCAATCATTTCCCCAAACTATGTTTTAACGGCCGGGCATTGCGTTGACGACAGCGCTTACGAACCATGGCTAATAAGCATTCGTGCGGGCACAACCGTTTTCAATCTAGGTGGCGTTGTAAAGTACGCTTCCGCGGTGATCATCCATCCTCAGTATTTACTCACTGGGCTTGCTAGTGATATCGCTCTACTGAAATTGGAAAGCTCACTACAGTTCAACGATGTAATCAATTTCGTACCACTTCGTAAAAAGGAGATACCTGAAGGCGGCGCAGTCATCGTCAGCGGTTGGGGTCGCGTATCCGAGAGCAGAACAACTTATCTATTGAAATTCAAGATTGAGTTCGCTATAAGCTATGACAAATGTATTCGAAGAGTGGGTCCATTGCCAGACTCAATGAGATGTTTGAACAAGACTGTGGGCAGTGGCTTGTGTTTGGGCGATTCTGGTGGTCCGGCCGTGTACAATGGCCAATTAGTCGGTGTAGCTTCATATGTGGTAAATGGTTGTGGTAGCGAATTTCCGGACGTATACACGGATGTGGTTGCAAAAAGGGGTTGGATACTGAAAAATATGGAAGAGTAG